The Arthrobacter zhaoxinii sequence GGGGTAACCGGCCCTTCCCGAAGAGAACTGTGCCCGCTGCTTCCCTGCAGCGGGCACAGGCGTTTAACGGCGCCCACACTGCTGCAAAGTTATCCACAGGGATACCCACAGTGTTAATAACCTACATGGTTGTAGTTTCCGGATCCTGAGCCGGATCCACAGGGTTATCCATAGGCTGGGAAGACTTACACACATGTAATTCCACAGCTGTGGATAACCCGCTTCCCTTTATTTGCAAGGAAGTTCGAGAAGTAACCCACAGAGTTACCCACACCTGTGGATAACTCCGTGCACAACCTGTGAACAACAGGAAAAAACGGGGATAGCGGCATCCGGGGGCACAAAAAAGGCTTCCCGGTGCCGAAGACGGCACGGGAAGCCTGACCTGCAAGCGGGAGGGTCAGCGCCAGCGCGGAGTCATCAGGAAGCCCAAAATCGCGATGCCGAAGCCCACCAGGATGTTACGGCCACCGAAAGACGGCACAGGGTACTGGCCCTGGGTGACGTAGTACGTAATGATCCACAGCAGACCCAGAATCATCAGGCCGAACATCACCGGTTTGTACCAAACCGGGTTTTCTTTGGGAGTCGACACGGTTTTGGCCGGGGCAGGGCGGGAAGCCTTCTTGCGGGACTTGGACTCAGGCACGGATCCTCCTAGCGGAACCGGCTCTGCAGACGCCGGTGGTTGTAGTGATGGTCGGGGACAACCGCAGCCCGCAGGAGAAGTCTCCTTCACCGCACAGACCTGTTAGGGTCATCCCTATTCTGATTATCCTAGCGAATTCCCCGGCCAAGCTGGCGCCGGTTCCCTGACGCCGCGAAATACCGGCACCGCCATAAGGAGAGCATTGGCTGAGCCATCCGTCACCACCATGCAGCGCCGCCGCGGGCGCCGCACTTCCTCCCGCCGTCCGGCAGGGAAAGGGAGGATGGTGGTACAGGTCATCGGTGAGCTACTGATAACACTGGGGATTATCCTTGCCCTGTTTGTTGCATGGCAGCTCTGGTGGACCAACCTCGAGTCAAACCAGGCACAGCAGGAAGCCATTGACGGGTTGTTTGAGGACTTTGACCTGCCGGCAGCACCGGCCCCGGCTGCTTCGCCCCAGGACTACGGGGAACCGGTGGTGATGGAACCGATGAGTGCGGAAGGGACGACGTTCGCCGTCGTCTACGTGCCCCGCTTCGGCGAGCAGTATTCCACACCCGTGACCAGCGGGGTGGGAACGGCGGTGCTGGACACCCTCGGGCTGGGGCACTACCCCGCAACCGCCATGCCCGGTGCCGTGGGGAACTTCGCGGTAGCCGGCCACCGGCAGACCCATGGCAAGGCACTGGATCCCATCCACACCCTGGTACCCGGCGACCATATCTATGTGCAGACCGCGGACGGGTACTACGACTACGTCTACCGCAATACGCAGATAGTGCTTCCGGACCGGGTTGATGTACTCGCCGCCGTCCCCACGGAGCCCGCAGCGGTCCCCAGCGAGCGGTTCCTCACCCTCACCAGCTGCAATCCGCGCTTCGGGTCGCAGGAACGCATTATTGCCTATGCCCTGATGGACTCCTGGCAGCCCTTGTCTGCTGGTCCGCCGGCGGCAATCGCCGACGTCGTTGCCGCCAATGCCTCCGGAGGTCGCTAAAATGTACGGATGGTTGTTCCGGCACCTTCCCGGTCCGTTGTGGTTCCGGGTCCTTCTTTCCGCGGTGTTGATTGCCGCGGCAGTGCTGGCCCTGATGGAGTATGTTTTCCCATGGCTTGCCGAGACCAGCTTCCTTCCTTCTTTGACGGATTCAACGATTGGCGGTTCCTAGCACCATGAGCACCCGGATCCTGGTGGTCGACAACTACGACAGCTTTGTTTATACGCTGGTGGGCTACCTTCAGGAACTCGGCGCCCAGACCACGGTCATCCGCAACGACGACCTGAGCGTCGAGGATGCTGTGGAACTGGCCGCGCGCCATGACGGAGTGCTGGTATCTCCGGGGCCGGGGACACCGGGTGAGGCGGGGGTATCCGTGGACCTGATCCGCTGGTGCGGAGCCACCGCCACCCCCATGCTGGGTATCTGCCTTGGCCACCAGGCACTGGCAGAGGCCTTCGGCGGCACGGTCACTCACGCGCCCGAACTGATGCACGGGAAAACCTCGCTCGTGGAACACGGCGGTGAGGACGTCTTTGCGGGGCTGCCCAGCCCGCTCACGGCCACCCGCTACCATTCGCTGGCCGCTGTTGCCGACAGCATTCCCGCTGAGCTGCGAGTCACCGCACGGACCGCAAGCGGCATCATCATGGGGCTGCGGCACGCGGCGGCACCGCTGTCCGGAGTGCAGTTCCACCCGGAATCCGTCCTCACCGAGGGCGGCTACCAGATGCTGGGAAACTGGCTGGAATCAGCTGGTCTGGCAGGAGCGGCGGCCCATGCCGCCACGCTCAGCCCGCTCATCAGCAGTTAGGCACCCCGCAGGCGGCCGGCGGCGTTCCGCAGACACTGACTGCCTAGCGCCGTCCGGGCGGGGTGGCTGACGGGCTGGACGGCGACGGCGACGGTGAGGACGTCGGCTGGGGCGTCGGCTCCGGAGCCGGTGCCTTGGCAACCGTCAGAATCACGGTACTTCCCGGGGCCACATTGGTGCCGAAGGGGAGGCTCTGCAGGATGACCGTCCCCGGCGCCGCGTCGGAGGTTTCGACATATGTCACCTTGGACGTCAGAAGCAATGAGGGATCGGCCAGTGTTGCTTGAGCCAGGTCAACCGGAGAATCTACGAGATTGGGAACGGTTACCAGTCCGGTGGAGACCACGATGACCACTTCGCTGCGCGTGGGGACGGTCTCGCCGATAGCGGGATCGGTGGCGATCACGCGTCCCCGCTCCATGGTGGAGCTGTTGGCCTCGGTCGTGGCCCCGCCCTTAAGCCCGAGCCCGCGAAGCTCATCCCGGGCACCGGACTCTGTCATTCCAACGAGATCCTGGGGAATGGTCACGGCGGATGGTCCCTGCGAGACGTAGAGCGTGATGCCCTCGTCCTTGGCGACATCCGCACCGCCCGCCGGGCTGGTGCGGACGGCCAGGTCCTCGGCCACGCTGTCGCTGTATTCCTCGCTGATGCGGGGCGGCTGGAAGCCGGCACCGATAATCTCGTTCATCGCCTCGGTCTGGGATTTCCCCTCAACCTCGGGAACGGTCGCGGTAACGGGGGCGGGAGGTTCGGCGGTGAGAATGTTCCACCCGACAAATCCGCCGACGGCGAGGACCAGGACGAGCAGGATGCTGAAGACCGTGATCCAGGCCCTCCGCCGCGCCTTTTGCTGGGGGTCGCGGTCACCGGTGGACCCGATGGCCAGAACTGTGCTGTCCTCGTCCTCCCGGGAATGATCATCTTCCGTCAGGAGCGAACCCCCGGCGAGGACCTTGGCCATGGCCCGTGTGCGGGGCTCGTCGTCAGCGGAAACGGTGACGGCAGCCGTGGCCGGTGCCGCCGGACCGCGCACGGGGATCGCCTGCGTGGCAGCGGTGACGGGGCCGCCGTCGCGCGCCGAAAGCAGGGCTTCGCGGAATTCCCGGGCCGTCTGGTAGCGGTGGTCGCGGTCCTTGGCCAACCCGCGTTTCAAGACGTCGTCCAGGGCTGCCGGAACCTCGGGGTTCAGGCTGCTGGCGGTGACGGGCTGTTCACGCACGTGCTGGTAGGCGACGGAGACGGGGCTGTCACCGATGAACGGAGGCCTGCCCGTGAGCAGTTCGAAGAGCAGGCAGGCAGCGGAGTAAAGATCGCTGCGGGCATCCACGGTTTCACCTCTGGCCTGCTCGGGCGAGAGGTACTGCGCCGTGCCGACCACGGCCTGTGTCTGGGTCATGGTGGCGGCTGAATCCGCCATGGCACGCGCGATGCCGAAGTCCATGACCTTCACGCCGCCGTCGGCCGTCACCATGACATTGGCCGGCTTGATATCCCGGTGGACAATCCCCGAGCGGTGGCTGTAATCCAGTGCAGCGAGGACACCGAGGGAATAGTCAATGGCCTCCCCGATGCTGAGTCCCTCCGCCTTGATCAAATCGCGAAGTGTGCGGCCCGGAACATACTCCATCACGATGTACGGCAGCCGCACGTCGTCGCGCGGGGAGGTCGACTCCTGGTCCCCGGTGTCGTATACGGACACTACGGAGGGATGATTCAATCCGGCGACGGCCCGGGCCTCGCGGCGGAAACGGGACTGGAACAGCGGATCCCGGGCCAGATCGGGGCGCAGTACCTTGATGGCCACGGTCCGGCCCAGCCGGATGTCCCGCCCAAGGTAGACGTCGGCCATTCCGCCGCGTCCAATGAGTTCACCTACCTCGTAGCGCCCGTTCAGGACGTTATCGGTGTTGAGGGTGGGCTGCCCTCGAAGGAATTCTGCGCTCATGGTCTCTTAGTTACTGCCTGTAGGGCCGGTCATGCTGGCGCCGCCGGGCTGGCTCAGCTCGGAGCCGGCCCCGGTGCCTGTTCCGGTTCCTGCGCCATTGCTGTTGTCGTTGTTGCCGTTGGTGCCGGCGTTCCCGTTGTTCCCTACATTGCCGTTGTTTCCGTTGTTCCCGGAGTTGCCGTTATTACCCGTGGTGCCGGGAGAGGCAGGCGTTGTGGACGGAGCCGGGGTGGGCTGGGTCGGGGCAGGAGGCGGGCTGGGAACAGCCGGGACAGCTTCAGCAATGTAATAGGTGACGGAAGATCCGCTCGGCAGGGTGGTTCCCTCACCAGGTTCGACCCCTACTACCGTGCCCGGTGCGGCTGAATCGGTCTGCTGGGTGCCGCCGTTGACCGGTACCAGGCCGGCATTGACGATGAGCTGACGTGCGTCGGCTTCCCGCTGTCCGGTCAGGGCAGGAACAGAGACCATTTCCGGTCCGGAGGAGTACGTAATGGTGACGGCATCTCCGCGCTCCAGGGAGCCCGATGGATTGACCTCGATCACGATACCTTCCGGGACATCCGCATCAGCGACCGGCAGCCGCTGGACCTGGAGTCCCAGGGCAACCAGCTCTCCGTACACATCATTGACGGGCCTGCCCGCATAGGCGGCCGAATCGACAACAATTTCGCTGGGCGTCTCTGACGGGGTCTTGGAAGGCGAGGGGCTGCGGGACGGGCTGGCAGCCGACGAACTCGCAGCCGGGGCCGGATCTTCGTCACTTTCGGAGCCCGTGAGGATGAAGAAAGCTACGACGCCGGCCAGGATCAGCAGGAGCAGGGCAATCAGCGGAATCGTCCAGGGGCTCCGGCGCTTTTCCTCCGGAGCATCCCCCGGCCCGACGTCGTCGTAATCGACATCGTCTTCGTCAGTCCACTCACGGGACGCAGCGAGTTCACCCGTGCGGGCGTCGTCTGCGGCCACGGTGGCGCCGGCGACCGTGGGCAGGGCCGACGTCGACGGCGTGGTGTCCACCACGCGGGTAACCGAAGTGCCGGTGGTGGGGACCGGGGCAGTAACCGCACTGGCGGAGGAGCCGAAGAGCAGCATGCCCGGGACGGCTTCCTGCGCGGCATTGATGTCCCCGCGGCGGATGGCGGCGACGGCCAGGGCCAGCGACTCGGCGTCCGCGGGGCGGTCCGCCGGATCCTTGGCCAGCATGGACATGATCAGGGCGCGGACCGGTTCCGGAATGGTCTCAGGCAGCGGCGGAGGCGTGTCGTTGACCTGCGCCAGGGCAATCGCAATCTGGGATTCACCGGAGAACGGACGGCGGCCGGCAAGCAGCTCGTAGCCAATGACACCAAGCGCGTAGATGTCGCTGGAACCCGTAGCCTGCTGTCCCGTTGCCTGTTCCGGAGCCAGGTACTGGGCCGTGCCCATGACCTGTCCGGTGGCGGTCAGCGGTACCTGGTCGGCAAGGCGGGCAATGCCGAAGTCGGTGATCTTGACCTTGCCGTCGGGCATGATGAGCAGGTTGCCCGGCTTCACGTCCCGGTGCACCAGGCCCTGGTTGTGCGCTACGGCCAGCGCCGTGGCGACCTGCCCGATGATGGACAGGGTCCGGTCCGGGGAGAGCACCTTGTCGCGCTCGATGATGGTGGACAGCGGCTGTCCGGGAACGAGTTCCATGACCAGGTAGGCGGAACCGTCCTCTTCGCCGTAGTCAAAGACATTGGCGATCCCGGGATGGTTCAGCAGTGCCGTGTGCCGGGCCTCCGCCCGGAAACGGTTAAGGAAGCCCGGATCCCCGGTGTACTCCTCCTTGAGGATCTTGATGGCAACAATGCGGCCCAGGACCAAGTCCCGTGCCTTCCAGACCTCGCCCATACCGCCGATGGCAATACGGTCGGTCAGCTGGAATCTGCCGCCTAAGGTGATACCCGATGTAGGCCTCACTTGTTCAACACCGCCTCTAGGAGTTTCTGCGCGCTTGGAGTGGTCAATTGGGCACCGGTGGCCAGGTCCACGTCTTCCATGACAACGGAAATGGCGACCTGGGGATCGTCGGCCGGAGCGAAACCGGTGAACCAGGCATTGTCTCCCCGGCCGTCTACCTGGGCCGTGCCGGTCTTGCCGGCCACCTGGAAGCCAGGAACCTGGGCGGACTTGGCCGAGCCGTTGTCTACGACGCCGACCATCCACTCGGTGAGCTGGCGGGCTGTGTCGGGGCTGATGGAAGTGTTCAGTTCAGTGGGTTTCGGTTCGTCAATCACGGACAGATCAGGAGCGCGGACGCTGCGGATCAGGTTGGGGGTCATCTGTACGCCGTTGTTCGCGATCGCCGCGGAGATCATGGCGACTTCCAGCGGGGTGGCGGTCACGCTGCCCTGGCCGATGGAGGCGAGGGCCAGCTGGGCCTCGTCCTCGTTGTCGGGGAAGTGGCTCGCCACGACCTCGTTGGGGATGGCCAACGGGGTGTCGAAGCCGAACTTCTTGGCCTGCGCCGCAATATTGTCCTGCCCGAGGTCCAGCGCCACCTGCGCGAAGACCGTATTGCAGGACCACGCAAGAGCAAAGGCGAAATCCGCCTCGGACCGGGCAGAACAGGCGCCCGTGGTGAAGTTCGGGAGCGAGATGTTGGTTCCGGGCAGCGGCAGCTCGGGCGGATTCGGAATCACCGAGTCGGCGTCATACTTGCCGGACTCCAGCGCCGCCGCCGTGTCGATGAGCTTGAAGACCGATCCGGGAGCCAGCAGCGACTGGGTGGCCGGGTTCAGGTAGGGAGACAGTCCCGGCGTGGAAGTCAGTGCATCCATATTGGCTCCGAGCAGTGCGGTGTCATGCCCGGCCAGGAGATTGGTGTCGTAGCTGGGCTTGGACACCATGGCAAGGATGTCACCGGTCTTGGGATCCATCATCACAATGGTTCCACGCTGTCCGTCCGGAATGAGGTCGTAGGCCAGCTGCTGCAGCTCCGGGTCGATCGTCAGTTCCACCGAAGCGCCCTGGCTCTGGGCACCGGAGAAGAGGGCGACCAGCTTGTCGTAGAACTGCTGGGAGCTGTTGCCGGACAACTCGGCATTCATGTTCATTTCCAGCTGGGTGGTCCCGTTCAGGTTGAAGAACCCGGTCAGGTGCGAATACAGCTCGGGGCTGTTGTAGACCCGCTGGTAATTGAACTCGTCATTCGAGGGGACGGACTCAGCGATGGCCTTGCCATCGACCAGGATGGAGCCGCGGGGTTCCCCGAAGTCGCGGTAAATGCCCCGGTTGTTGTTCGGGTTGGTGTTGAGTTTGTCGGCGGCAAAAAACTGCACATACGTCAGCGAACCGAGAATGAGCACGAACATTGCCAGGGCCACTACCCAGCTGTTACGGATGGCCTGGTTCATTCGTCTCCTTCCTTAGTGGAACGCCGGGAACGTGCGGTAGCGCCGGACCGGGATTCGGACATGGCCGGAACCATGTCGGTGGACAGCGGACCGGTAGGCGTGGGCCTGCGGGCAGCATCGGAGATCATGAGCAGGAGCGCCACGATGATCCAGTTGGCCAGCAGCGACGATCCGCCTGCGGACATAAACGGGGTGGTCAGGCCGGTCAACGGGATCAGCCGCGTCACGCCGCCGATCACCACGAAGCACTGCAGGGCGATGATGAACGACAATCCGCATGCCAGGAGCTTGCCGAAACCATCCCTGGTGCCCAGGGCGGCGCGGAAGCCGCGGGACACCAGCAGGACGTACATCAGGACAATCGCAAAGATGCCGATCAGGCCCAGTTCCTCGCCGAGGGCGGCAATAATCATATCGCTGTTCGCGAAGGTCACCAGATCCGGGCGGCCCTGTCCCAGGCCGGTGCCGACAAGCCCGCCGCTGGCCAGGCCGAAGAGGCCCTGCACCACCTGGTAGCTGCCGCCGACCCCGTTGTAGACCTCCGGATCGAAAGCGTTCAGCCAGCCGTGGATGCGCCGCTGCAGGTGGCTGAACAGCTGGAGGGCGACGAATCCGCCCGCCGCCAGCAGGCCCAAGCCGATCAGCACCCAGCTCACGCGGCTTGTGGCGACGTAGATCATGGCCATGAACAGGCCGAAGAAGAGGATGGACGAACCAAGGTCCCGCTGGAACACCAGCACGCCGATGCTGACAAGCCAGGCAACGACCATGGGGCCCATGTCCTGCATACGCGGGAACTGCAGCGGCCCCACTTTCCTGCCGGCGAGCAGAATGAGGTCACGGTTGGTGGATAGATACCCGGCGAAGAATATGGCCAGGGTGATCTTGGCGATTTCACCGGGCTGGAAAGTCCCGATGCCCACGTTGATCCAGATTCGCGCGCCGTTGATTTCCTGCCCCAGACCCGGCATCAGCGGAAGCAGCAGGAGGATGGCGCTGACTATCAGGGAGATGTAGGTGTAGCGGCGCAGGATCCGGTGGTCCTTGATGATGAACAGCACGGCGATTCCGGCCGCCACGGCTACGGTGCTCCACAGGAGCTGCCGGTCCGCCGCATCGTCGCCGTTGGTGATGTCCAGCCGGTGGATCATGGCCAACCCGATGCCGTTGAGCGCCGTGACGATCGGAAGTATTACCGGATCGGCATACTTGGCGCGGAAGCGCAGCACGAGGTGGAAGACGATTACCAGGGCCATCAGGGTGCCACCCTGGACCCAGAAGTCCGAATCGAAGGCGCGGTCCTCGTCGAGGCCGACAATCATGTTCGCGCCGACCCCTACCAGCAGGGCAACGAGGAGCAGGAGCGCTTCGATGTTGCGGCGCGGCTTAGGCACGGTCTGGATGTCCGACACTACCGCTCACCTCCGCAGGCATTGTTCTGTTCGGTTCCCGGCGCAGACGTCGCACCCGGCGTAGGTGCTGCGGTCGGGGAAGGGGTGTCGGCCGGAGGGCACAGCACTGCCTTGGCAGTGTCGCGCAGCTCGCTGACAATTTCCCCGGCATGCTCCAGGTCCCGGGCCGGAAGGGTGTCCTCCACCCGGTTGCGGTGATACTCGGAGAGGCTGTCCACCGGAATATCGGAAATATCGGTGACGTGCGAGAGCTGGATAGGTCCAACCGTCTGGGAGACACCGTTGTAGATTGCAACCCGGTTGTCATAGGACCCCACGTAGTAGCGGGTCTGTGTCCAGGTGTAGCCCAGCCACACCACGACGACCAGCAGGAGGGCGACGACGGTCAGGAAGGCGGGCAGCAGCCAGCGCTTCCAGCCGGCACGGGGCGAATCCCCGTCTTCCTGCTGCGGCTGCTCGGTTCCCGCCTTGTGGGTCAGCATGCGGGCAGCCCGGCGTTCAGCCGACCGCTTGGTGACGATGGGGATCTCGCCGGTCTCGGTAGCCAGCGAGGCAGCACCAACCAATACGTGGGGGCGGGAGGAGAGGTCCTGGCGGATCAGGGCCGCGCGTTCCCGCTCGCTCTCGGGGTCTTCGGAGGCGGGGGCGGCCTCTGCCTCGGGTGCATCTTCCAGCGCGGGCGGTGCCGCAGCGGTCACAGCTGAGGTGCGGGGGCCGTGGTCGCGGGAGGGCACTTCGGAGAGCCGCGCAGTGGCGGGTACGGAGCCGGCGTCGGGATCTTCGGTGATTTCGATGACCGCCACCGTGACATTGTCCGGAGAACCGCCGGCCAGGGTCAGCTCAACCAGGGTGTCCACGCATTCCTGCAGGTCCTGGGTGGAACTGAGGACTCCCTCAATGTCGGAGTCCCGCAGAACCGCCGTAAGCCCGTCGGAACACAGCAGCCAGCGTTCTCCCGGCTCCACGTCGAAGGTAGCCAGATCCAGTTCCGGGCTGGCGTCGACGTCCCCGAGCACACGCATCAGCACGTTCTTGTGCGGGTGTACTTCAGCCTCTTCAGGCCGCAGCCGGCCTTCGTCGATCAGCCGCTGTACGAAGGTGTGGTCAATGCTGATCTGTTCGAACCGGCCGTCTTTGAGCCGGTAGGCACGGGAATCACCGATATGCGCCAGTGCCAGGCGCTGCTCGTGCAGCAGCAGTGCCGTGACCGTGGTTCCCATGCCGGAGAGCTGCGGGCTGGTGGTCACCAGTTCGGACAGAAGCGAATTTGCCGCCTGGATTTCATCGGCAAGGACCGTCAGGGGTTCGTCCTCGTAGACAGGACTGTCCAAATGGACCAGATCGAGCACGGTGGAGGCGGAGGCGACGTTGCCCCCGGCATGTCCGCCCATGCCGTCGGCAACCACGGCGAGGTAACGGCCTACGTAGGCGGAATCGTCATTCTTGAAACGAACCATGCCGACATCGGACCGTGCTGCATATCGAAGAACCAGGGCCACCGTCAGGGCCTCAATTCAATGACCGTCTTACCGATGCGGATGGGTACACCGGGTTCGACGGGCAGCGCCCGGGTGAGTTGGCTTCCGCCAAGGTAGGTTCCGTTGGTGGAGCCGAGGTCCTCAACGAACCAGCGGCTGCCCTGGGGGAAGAGCCGGGCATGGCGGCCGGAGGCGTAATCGTCTTCCAGGACGAGCGTTGCCTCCTGCGCGCGGCCGAGGAGGATGGGGCTGGCGGACAACTCCAGAGTGGTGCCGCGCAGCGGGCCTTCTGTGACGACCAGTTCGCGGGGCGTCACCTTGCTGGGAGCCGGTGCCCGCTTTTCAAGGGTCGGGTCCTTACGGATCTGGCGCGCCGTGGGGGTTCCGGTCCGGTTACGGCTGCCGACGGTGAGGTCGCGCCGGATGGCGCCTACCACGCTGATGACCATGATCCACAGCAGGATCAGGAAGCCGTAGCGCAGGAGCGTTTCGGTTAATTCGCTGAGCACTAACGTCCCCCGGTCCGGACGGGCAGCAGCCGAAAGACAATTCGGGTGCGCCCCATGGCAATGGTGGATCCGTCGGTAAGCACTGCTTCACCTTGAACTTTCTGGCCGTTGACGAAGCTGCCGTTGGTGGAGCCCAGATCGATGGCGCGGCTGGCCCCGTTCTCGGTGCGGATCTCCAGGTGACGGCGGGAAACTCCTGTGTCGTCCACGAGGATGTCGGCTTCTGAGGAGCGTCCCAGGACCACGGACGGCGCGTTGAGGGTGTAACGCTGGCCGTCTACATCCAGGACGGGCTGCATCCGGGCCGAGGGTCCCTGCCGCGGCGCCGGGGGAGAGGGGACCCGGGACTGTGCCGAAGAGGCCTTCTCGGTGGACGAATCCACTTCGAGTACCCCTGCTTTAAGGGACGAATCCCGGGTGAAAGAGACCCGGACCGGGCCTTGGAGTGTGTAGGACTGGCTGCGGGCGTGCTTGATGACGACGTCGCAGAGTTCTTCAGCCAGCGGCGCGCCCCACTTCTGCGCCTGGGTGAAGTCTGAATTGGAAAGCCGCACCGTAAAGACATTTGGTGCCAGGGTACGGCCCTGGCCCAGGACCATGGATCGCTGGTCGAGTTCCCTGCGGAGTGCGATGGCAAGTTCCAGGGGTTCAACACGGCCGGACGAACCGGATGAGAAAGCACCGCGGACGATCTTTTCGATTCCGCGTTCGACATTGTCGAGTAAGCCCATGTCCGTCTCCTTCCGTGTCCTGTCCGATGAATTGCGGCGTCCGCTGCATCTGCCCCCGGCACCGCGGTGCGGGCGGAAATGCCCGCCGGGACTGGTGGAGGACTGGTTCCGGCAGGGCACAGGTACATGCGTCCACTCCGATACTACTGGTGAGCACAGATAAATGTCTTACCGCGGTCCCGAGCGTCCCCCGCGCCGCAGGATGCCGATCTGCGGCAGGAAGGCGGAGCAGGGAGGCCCCGGCGGGGCCACGGATGCAGGCCGGTTTTCCCTGTAAAACCGCGGGTTTCGAGCGGGTTTAGAAGCCGTTTAGGTGTTTGGCCCAAATGCCGGTATGCTTGATTCTGCTGTTCCCGAGGAAACGGAACGGATCACCGCAGTACATGGTCAGCTAGGACCGCTGAGGTTATCCACACAAGTTCTCCACGGGAAACCATTTATGCGCGAGTGGCGGAACGGCAGACGCGCTGGCTTCAGGTGCCAGTGTCCGAAAGGGCGTGGGGGTTCAAATCCCCCCTCGCGCACATAGATAAAGCAGAACCCCGGTCACATGGCCGGGGTTCTTCTTTTTGTCCGAAAGACCTGCCGCTCAGCTCGCAGGCACATCGGGGCCGGACAACCCCCGGCAGGACAACCCCCGGCAGGACAAGAGGGACCGTGCAGTGACTGCGCGGTCCCTCTCTTTTACAGGTCCTGTGTGTACCGGACGGCTGCTTTAGGCGCCTGCGGCCTTTTTCGCTTCAGCTTCCTTTACCCGCTGGGCTTCGGCACGAACGGCAGCAAAGCTGGCGCGTTCTTCCACCAGCCATGCCGGCGGCTCGGCCAGCAGTGCCTTGATTTCTTCGGTGGTCAGCGCTTCGGTCACGCCGGCGCGGGTCAGGCCGCCGATCGAGACGTTGAGTTTCTGCGCCACGACGGGGCGCGGGTGC is a genomic window containing:
- a CDS encoding FHA domain-containing protein FhaB/FipA, which translates into the protein MVISVVGAIRRDLTVGSRNRTGTPTARQIRKDPTLEKRAPAPSKVTPRELVVTEGPLRGTTLELSASPILLGRAQEATLVLEDDYASGRHARLFPQGSRWFVEDLGSTNGTYLGGSQLTRALPVEPGVPIRIGKTVIELRP
- a CDS encoding PP2C family protein-serine/threonine phosphatase — protein: MVRFKNDDSAYVGRYLAVVADGMGGHAGGNVASASTVLDLVHLDSPVYEDEPLTVLADEIQAANSLLSELVTTSPQLSGMGTTVTALLLHEQRLALAHIGDSRAYRLKDGRFEQISIDHTFVQRLIDEGRLRPEEAEVHPHKNVLMRVLGDVDASPELDLATFDVEPGERWLLCSDGLTAVLRDSDIEGVLSSTQDLQECVDTLVELTLAGGSPDNVTVAVIEITEDPDAGSVPATARLSEVPSRDHGPRTSAVTAAAPPALEDAPEAEAAPASEDPESERERAALIRQDLSSRPHVLVGAASLATETGEIPIVTKRSAERRAARMLTHKAGTEQPQQEDGDSPRAGWKRWLLPAFLTVVALLLVVVVWLGYTWTQTRYYVGSYDNRVAIYNGVSQTVGPIQLSHVTDISDIPVDSLSEYHRNRVEDTLPARDLEHAGEIVSELRDTAKAVLCPPADTPSPTAAPTPGATSAPGTEQNNACGGER
- a CDS encoding DUF5997 family protein; translated protein: MKPATAAKKLGIYLPAAPQDFQDGPISRAQFDELQSNPPEWLNELRRNGPHPRPVVAQKLNVSIGGLTRAGVTEALTTEEIKALLAEPPAWLVEERASFAAVRAEAQRVKEAEAKKAAGA
- a CDS encoding FhaA domain-containing protein, translating into MGLLDNVERGIEKIVRGAFSSGSSGRVEPLELAIALRRELDQRSMVLGQGRTLAPNVFTVRLSNSDFTQAQKWGAPLAEELCDVVIKHARSQSYTLQGPVRVSFTRDSSLKAGVLEVDSSTEKASSAQSRVPSPPAPRQGPSARMQPVLDVDGQRYTLNAPSVVLGRSSEADILVDDTGVSRRHLEIRTENGASRAIDLGSTNGSFVNGQKVQGEAVLTDGSTIAMGRTRIVFRLLPVRTGGR